One segment of Desulfosudis oleivorans Hxd3 DNA contains the following:
- a CDS encoding DUF364 domain-containing protein produces MKINATLFELFEKKAKKTTVTHLCMGLGYTVVTTSDGGIGIAYTFFENKTACTVQKSYENPEGAPAIGLVEHILSDSPILRTQALAAINALNYSAAASLAQGPDNADLLAQMGVEKGTHVAMVGAFKPLIKVIREKEAELSLMDAGKGIGDEQDFYEKLGTWADVLILTATTLLNNTTEAVLGHAGPGVRTVLLGPSTPLVKEAFAGLPVDFLAGTVPMDAQGTIQAIRHGTGTPVIQRFGRKVVMAMGEG; encoded by the coding sequence ATGAAGATCAACGCAACGCTGTTTGAGCTGTTTGAAAAGAAGGCAAAGAAGACCACCGTCACCCATCTGTGCATGGGCCTGGGCTATACGGTGGTAACCACGTCAGACGGCGGCATCGGTATTGCCTATACCTTTTTTGAAAACAAGACCGCCTGCACGGTTCAAAAAAGTTATGAAAACCCGGAGGGGGCGCCTGCCATCGGCCTGGTGGAACATATTCTGTCCGACAGCCCGATTCTGCGCACCCAGGCCCTGGCCGCCATCAATGCGTTAAATTACAGCGCTGCCGCTTCCCTGGCGCAGGGGCCGGACAACGCGGACCTGCTGGCCCAGATGGGCGTGGAAAAGGGAACACATGTGGCCATGGTGGGGGCCTTTAAACCCCTGATCAAGGTGATTCGGGAAAAAGAGGCCGAACTGTCGCTGATGGACGCGGGCAAGGGAATCGGTGATGAACAGGACTTTTATGAAAAGCTGGGTACCTGGGCCGATGTGCTGATTCTTACCGCCACCACGCTGCTGAACAACACAACGGAAGCCGTTCTCGGCCATGCGGGCCCAGGCGTGCGTACCGTGCTGCTGGGACCCAGCACCCCCCTGGTCAAAGAGGCGTTTGCCGGCCTGCCTGTTGATTTTTTGGCAGGCACCGTTCCGATGGATGCGCAGGGTACGATTCAGGCCATTCGCCACGGCACAGGCACGCCGGTGATTCAGAGGTTTGGCAGAAAAGTGGTGATGGCGATGGGGGAGGGATAG
- a CDS encoding twin-arginine translocase TatA/TatE family subunit, whose amino-acid sequence MFGLGMPELVIILVIALIVFGGRKLPELGSGLGSAIQNFKKSVSEVKHEGKTALEEGKKEKEATPSA is encoded by the coding sequence ATGTTTGGACTGGGTATGCCGGAGCTGGTTATCATTCTTGTGATTGCGCTGATCGTGTTCGGCGGACGCAAGCTGCCGGAGCTGGGGTCCGGCCTGGGCAGCGCGATACAGAACTTTAAAAAATCGGTTTCCGAGGTAAAACACGAAGGAAAGACCGCCCTGGAGGAGGGCAAAAAAGAGAAAGAGGCCACCCCGTCCGCATAA
- a CDS encoding 4Fe-4S ferredoxin iron-sulfur-binding domain-containing protein: MKFEEPIREFLAERGALRVGFCTRETLAGGPPSADLTYVLPSARSAVTFALPLDRDIMRQCLAKKSQFAFEQHNIDVNLKAGRIAKELALWLEEKGYKSVRIHANNVYRKDEPNWQLAMRPDVSHRYLAVRSGVGSFGWSGNVGIKGYGSAIILGSVVTELALEPTPPLPPEEGFCDRCKLCVASCPSGMFHDSRETSVTLGGQTFSYSERISYLPCQLVCGGFTGLSKNKKWSTWSPGRYVIPDPADENSQMETLVRAVGNYTKWPRRSDGDGGFENNAFGGLNIRLTCGNCQMVCRGDREETKENYRLLTTSGCVIQREDGTIEVLGAEDAAREFERMPPEHTTLYR, from the coding sequence ATGAAATTTGAAGAACCGATACGCGAGTTTCTGGCCGAACGCGGAGCCCTGCGGGTGGGGTTTTGCACCCGGGAAACCCTGGCCGGGGGCCCGCCCAGCGCGGACCTGACCTATGTCTTGCCCTCGGCCCGGTCGGCCGTGACATTCGCGCTGCCCCTGGACCGCGATATCATGCGCCAGTGCCTGGCCAAAAAAAGCCAGTTCGCCTTTGAGCAGCACAACATCGACGTCAACCTGAAGGCCGGCAGAATCGCCAAAGAGCTGGCCCTGTGGCTGGAGGAAAAAGGATACAAATCCGTACGGATCCACGCCAATAATGTCTATCGCAAGGATGAGCCCAACTGGCAGCTGGCCATGCGGCCGGATGTCTCCCACCGCTACCTGGCGGTGCGTTCCGGTGTGGGCTCCTTTGGCTGGTCGGGCAACGTGGGCATTAAGGGATACGGCAGCGCCATCATCCTGGGAAGCGTGGTCACGGAACTGGCACTTGAGCCCACGCCGCCCCTGCCGCCGGAAGAGGGTTTCTGCGACCGGTGCAAACTCTGCGTGGCATCGTGTCCATCGGGCATGTTCCACGACTCCCGGGAAACCTCGGTGACCCTGGGCGGACAAACCTTTTCGTACAGCGAACGCATCAGCTACCTGCCCTGCCAGCTGGTGTGCGGCGGGTTTACCGGTTTGTCTAAAAACAAAAAATGGTCCACCTGGTCACCGGGACGGTACGTCATTCCTGACCCGGCCGATGAAAACAGCCAGATGGAAACTCTGGTGCGGGCCGTGGGCAACTACACAAAATGGCCCCGTCGAAGCGATGGCGACGGCGGCTTTGAAAACAATGCCTTTGGCGGGCTCAACATCCGTCTGACCTGCGGCAACTGCCAGATGGTCTGCCGGGGCGACCGGGAAGAAACAAAAGAAAACTATCGCCTGTTGACCACCTCCGGGTGCGTGATTCAGCGGGAGGACGGAACCATCGAGGTGCTTGGCGCCGAAGACGCGGCCCGGGAGTTTGAGCGCATGCCCCCGGAACACACCACTCTTTACCGATAA
- a CDS encoding DUF169 domain-containing protein — translation MTLTDFQQLGKELYEKLHLPTYPVAITYIKSEDEIPAKAMRPSAMGQKMCICQTFTYARSWGAHVAITAEENFCVPGSAGHKWVDVTDEEFIESQVTQGWHKSREAEINRINGYNMLFAGPEGQARLARAKARIGLVASPLHQALMVPDTVLVFGNGVHITHIIQALCYDYKAPIMSVFEGFGESCMMGGMIPFLTGQPQIVIPGMGDRAFAGITPDEIGIGIPAAKFPVVLEDLFKTGGPMNIGMPFKTMIPTNLTEDITPGFAYLKKIVDEKSR, via the coding sequence ATGACCCTGACCGACTTTCAACAACTGGGAAAAGAATTATACGAAAAACTCCATCTGCCCACCTATCCCGTGGCCATCACCTACATCAAAAGCGAGGATGAAATTCCCGCCAAGGCCATGCGGCCCTCGGCCATGGGCCAGAAGATGTGCATCTGCCAGACCTTTACCTATGCCCGCTCCTGGGGCGCCCATGTGGCCATCACGGCTGAGGAAAATTTCTGTGTTCCCGGTTCAGCCGGGCATAAATGGGTGGATGTGACCGACGAGGAGTTTATCGAAAGCCAGGTCACCCAGGGCTGGCATAAAAGCCGGGAAGCGGAAATCAACCGCATCAACGGCTACAACATGCTGTTTGCCGGACCGGAGGGCCAGGCCCGGCTGGCCAGGGCAAAAGCACGGATCGGTCTGGTGGCCTCCCCCCTGCACCAGGCCCTGATGGTGCCGGACACGGTGCTGGTATTCGGCAACGGGGTGCATATCACGCACATCATTCAGGCCCTCTGTTACGACTACAAGGCCCCGATCATGTCCGTGTTTGAAGGGTTCGGCGAATCCTGCATGATGGGGGGCATGATTCCGTTTTTGACCGGACAGCCCCAGATCGTCATTCCCGGTATGGGGGACCGGGCCTTTGCCGGCATCACACCGGATGAGATCGGCATCGGCATTCCTGCGGCAAAGTTTCCGGTCGTCCTGGAAGACCTGTTTAAAACCGGCGGTCCCATGAACATCGGCATGCCGTTTAAAACCATGATTCCCACCAACCTGACCGAGGACATCACACCGGGTTTTGCGTATCTGAAAAAAATCGTGGACGAAAAAAGCCGATAG
- a CDS encoding MerR family transcriptional regulator — MPRKPKTVKASPPPRVMKMKELSEATGVNSATIRYYINQGLLPQPHKTHKNMAYYDERYIALVNLVKKLQKEYFLPLDVIKQAIEEVGHERAPYMIQEIVEKLVQEKEGTWSEVAPPNHEAGMTRAELVAASGLSTEDFDAAVEAGFLLKDGNDRFDRENIQVAMLLAQIRSHLTREKGFSTEFFIMHFKTLETLVNKELSLFMNNIQSGNLSIEEVNQYANRSFDLFHKISPILHKRLISKKIKDSLNL, encoded by the coding sequence ATGCCGAGAAAACCCAAGACAGTAAAGGCTTCTCCCCCGCCCAGGGTCATGAAGATGAAGGAGCTGTCCGAAGCCACGGGCGTAAACAGCGCCACGATCCGCTACTACATCAACCAGGGCCTGCTGCCCCAGCCGCACAAAACCCACAAGAACATGGCCTACTATGACGAGCGCTATATCGCCCTGGTCAACCTGGTTAAAAAACTTCAGAAAGAGTATTTTCTGCCCCTGGACGTGATCAAGCAGGCCATTGAAGAGGTGGGCCACGAACGCGCGCCCTACATGATTCAGGAGATCGTGGAAAAACTGGTCCAGGAAAAAGAGGGTACCTGGTCCGAGGTGGCCCCCCCCAATCACGAGGCCGGCATGACCCGGGCGGAACTGGTCGCCGCATCCGGCCTGAGTACTGAAGACTTTGACGCGGCCGTGGAGGCCGGCTTTCTTTTAAAAGACGGAAACGACCGGTTTGACCGGGAAAACATTCAGGTAGCCATGCTGCTGGCCCAGATACGGAGCCATCTCACCAGGGAAAAAGGGTTTTCAACCGAATTTTTCATCATGCACTTCAAAACCCTGGAAACCCTGGTCAACAAGGAGCTCTCCCTCTTCATGAACAACATACAAAGCGGCAACCTCTCCATTGAGGAGGTCAACCAGTATGCCAACCGCTCCTTTGACCTGTTTCACAAAATCTCCCCCATTCTTCACAAACGGCTGATCAGCAAAAAAATAAAAGACTCCCTGAACCTGTAA
- a CDS encoding 4Fe-4S binding protein, protein MPKAADPYKKLNNILNMFDLKVPKSRKFTKLLKLLYTPEEAELLGHFGTPYMHMEPIGTTVRITGRNKEDVEALFENMVKKGTLFFQKGDNGERLYSLPPFIPGIYEFYTMSENDPFETKKDILKLLDDYFFETFVPEAFNSSNYPWFRVLPAEHPVKRTISIEKSVDARTRILPFEIASEYISSAQYIAVGDCACRDHAAMQDGKPRCDKPKDVCLVFESVAEYWVEKGIGRRITHEEAVNVLQRSAEAGLVHCTTNNRVFGERMSGMICNCCPCCCFILQGVLRTRGQQGIAKSNFQPVIKTEECNLCMACVDKCPVNALYHHKPHKDDGSDNFIALNESECLGCGVCVMACDNEAIQLVKVRDTVPEIDVLHMGDRHNKERRH, encoded by the coding sequence ATGCCGAAAGCAGCAGATCCATATAAGAAACTAAATAATATATTGAATATGTTCGATTTAAAGGTCCCCAAATCCAGAAAATTTACAAAGCTGCTGAAACTGTTGTACACGCCGGAAGAGGCTGAACTTCTCGGGCATTTCGGAACCCCCTATATGCACATGGAGCCGATAGGAACAACAGTCAGAATTACCGGCAGAAACAAAGAAGATGTTGAAGCGCTTTTTGAGAATATGGTGAAAAAGGGAACGCTTTTTTTTCAAAAGGGGGACAATGGTGAACGCCTTTACAGTCTTCCTCCTTTTATTCCTGGTATCTACGAATTTTATACCATGAGTGAAAACGATCCGTTTGAGACAAAAAAGGATATTCTCAAACTGCTGGATGACTATTTTTTTGAAACCTTTGTGCCTGAAGCGTTTAATTCGTCAAATTATCCATGGTTCCGGGTGCTTCCCGCAGAGCACCCGGTAAAACGAACAATAAGTATTGAAAAGAGCGTGGACGCCAGAACCCGAATCCTTCCATTTGAGATCGCGTCTGAATATATAAGCTCAGCTCAGTATATTGCGGTTGGTGACTGTGCGTGCCGTGATCACGCTGCCATGCAGGACGGCAAACCCCGCTGCGACAAGCCAAAGGATGTCTGCCTTGTGTTTGAGAGCGTCGCTGAATACTGGGTTGAAAAAGGTATCGGCCGGCGCATCACCCATGAAGAAGCCGTGAATGTGCTTCAGCGCTCTGCAGAGGCGGGTCTTGTTCATTGCACCACAAACAACCGGGTGTTTGGAGAACGAATGTCCGGCATGATATGCAATTGCTGCCCGTGCTGCTGCTTTATCCTGCAGGGCGTTTTGCGAACACGCGGTCAACAGGGAATAGCAAAATCCAACTTTCAGCCTGTCATAAAAACCGAGGAATGCAATCTCTGCATGGCGTGTGTGGATAAGTGTCCGGTCAACGCCCTGTATCATCACAAACCCCACAAAGACGATGGTTCCGATAATTTTATCGCCTTAAACGAGTCTGAATGCCTGGGGTGCGGCGTGTGTGTCATGGCCTGTGACAATGAAGCCATTCAACTGGTGAAAGTCCGTGACACCGTTCCTGAGATAGATGTGCTTCATATGGGGGATCGTCACAACAAAGAGCGAAGGCATTGA
- a CDS encoding epoxyqueuosine reductase: MQDRYRKFPWLSDFAGMKSAIGEMRGLGFPKQPPLNRAVTSPDHETVFDEQWFVNEIKQKIATHAENRLEYPYPTEPIFDEPLVGFVKGDDPIFQELKTVIGPHHYTPREIMAWQAKKNHVPPPPAEELSVVSYVMPITRATKQQNAKRTDWPAERWAQTRLSGEIFSQEFTREIVSFLMSRGVLAIAPDVTPLFNKKRYPNVGWASPWSHRHIAYAAGLGTFGMHDFLITEKGCAHRLGSFVVHRRLAPNRRRPDDIHAYCLQYQGKQCLKCARRCPVGAISKENAHNKETCYKHVAASLKYCLKNYHIFIYGCGICATGVPCESGIPVKQK; the protein is encoded by the coding sequence ATGCAAGACAGGTACCGCAAGTTCCCCTGGCTTTCGGATTTCGCGGGCATGAAAAGCGCCATCGGCGAGATGCGCGGGCTCGGCTTTCCCAAACAGCCGCCATTGAACAGGGCAGTGACGTCGCCTGACCATGAGACGGTGTTTGACGAACAATGGTTTGTCAATGAGATAAAGCAGAAAATTGCCACCCATGCTGAAAATCGCCTGGAGTATCCCTATCCCACAGAACCCATATTTGATGAGCCTCTGGTGGGTTTTGTAAAAGGCGATGACCCGATCTTTCAGGAGCTGAAAACCGTTATTGGTCCCCATCATTACACACCCCGGGAGATCATGGCCTGGCAGGCGAAAAAGAACCATGTGCCGCCCCCGCCGGCAGAAGAGCTGTCCGTGGTCTCCTATGTCATGCCGATAACACGAGCGACAAAACAGCAGAACGCCAAACGCACCGATTGGCCGGCGGAGCGCTGGGCCCAGACACGGCTGTCCGGTGAGATATTCAGCCAGGAATTCACCCGGGAAATCGTCTCTTTCCTGATGAGCAGGGGCGTTCTTGCCATTGCGCCGGATGTAACCCCGTTGTTTAATAAAAAGCGCTATCCCAATGTGGGCTGGGCCTCGCCCTGGTCTCACCGGCATATTGCCTACGCGGCCGGCCTGGGAACCTTCGGCATGCACGATTTTCTGATTACGGAAAAGGGGTGCGCCCACCGGCTGGGCAGTTTCGTTGTGCACAGGCGGCTTGCGCCCAACCGCCGCCGGCCCGACGATATTCATGCCTACTGTCTTCAGTACCAGGGCAAACAGTGCCTTAAATGCGCCCGGCGGTGCCCGGTTGGCGCCATCAGCAAAGAAAACGCCCACAACAAGGAAACCTGCTATAAACATGTGGCGGCTTCCCTTAAATACTGCCTGAAGAACTACCATATTTTCATCTATGGCTGCGGCATCTGCGCCACCGGCGTTCCCTGCGAATCCGGCATACCGGTGAAACAGAAATAG
- a CDS encoding RidA family protein has translation MSGTKHLINPPGTEGIYKSMQFSQAVKSGNTIYVSGQVGVDENFKPGSGIEEQANLAFLNLQHVLAEAGATLEDIVELVTYHTSMKDILGFSKVKAKFIPKDYPAWTAVGVTELVLPDLLVEIRATAVISG, from the coding sequence ATGAGTGGAACAAAGCATCTGATCAACCCGCCAGGCACCGAAGGGATTTATAAGTCAATGCAGTTTTCCCAGGCCGTTAAATCCGGCAACACGATTTATGTATCCGGCCAGGTGGGGGTTGACGAAAATTTTAAGCCCGGATCAGGCATTGAAGAACAGGCCAACCTTGCGTTTTTAAACCTTCAACATGTTCTGGCAGAAGCCGGCGCGACCCTTGAAGATATTGTGGAGCTGGTCACATACCACACGTCCATGAAGGACATTCTGGGGTTTTCAAAAGTAAAAGCCAAATTTATTCCCAAAGATTATCCTGCCTGGACCGCCGTTGGCGTGACAGAACTTGTTCTGCCGGACCTTCTTGTAGAGATAAGAGCCACAGCGGTTATATCCGGTTGA
- a CDS encoding MerR family transcriptional regulator, with translation MEKKTKQPAAKTPPAPLSMTGLAKASGVSPKTVRTYIDAGLLPPPEKKRGTTAYYDARCVNMINMIDRFHSKYSLPLPIIRQVIDEIGHEKALEESGELTKKLNRAKKMPWFEHIVDANSKPFLTKKALILATGLSPKDLDKAIAQKLIMPDKNGLFCKNDMDLALLLSQLKGTGAGKEKILLDFLNMQLQMTESLVEKEFNAFFKNIINKNITVEDANELAEKAIDVLTTLLPLCYRQLLNRKIEELRKT, from the coding sequence ATGGAAAAAAAGACAAAACAGCCTGCTGCCAAAACACCGCCGGCTCCCCTCTCAATGACCGGCCTTGCCAAAGCGTCCGGAGTGTCGCCCAAAACCGTGCGGACTTATATTGATGCCGGCCTGCTGCCGCCACCTGAAAAAAAGCGGGGCACCACCGCCTACTACGACGCCCGGTGTGTCAACATGATCAACATGATTGACCGGTTTCACAGCAAATATTCCCTTCCACTTCCCATCATTCGGCAGGTGATAGATGAAATCGGCCATGAAAAAGCGCTTGAGGAGAGCGGTGAACTCACGAAAAAACTCAACCGGGCCAAAAAAATGCCATGGTTTGAACACATCGTGGACGCGAACAGCAAGCCGTTTCTCACCAAAAAGGCCCTGATCCTGGCCACCGGTCTCTCTCCAAAAGACCTGGACAAGGCCATCGCGCAAAAACTGATTATGCCGGATAAAAACGGCCTGTTCTGCAAAAACGACATGGACCTGGCCCTGCTGCTGTCTCAACTGAAGGGAACGGGCGCGGGAAAGGAAAAGATTCTGCTCGACTTTCTGAACATGCAGCTTCAGATGACCGAGTCCCTGGTGGAAAAAGAGTTTAACGCGTTTTTCAAAAACATTATCAACAAGAACATCACCGTGGAAGACGCCAATGAACTGGCGGAAAAGGCCATTGACGTGCTGACCACGCTGCTGCCCCTCTGCTACCGCCAGCTGTTGAACCGGAAAATAGAAGAACTGCGCAAAACCTGA
- a CDS encoding C-GCAxxG-C-C family protein codes for MAASREQVLETAFNAAKQYEMKSGGCPQCTLAGIFDALEVQNDDVFRAATGLADGVGLTGEGHCGAISGGVLAIGYLFGRKKKDFGDMFKLVEANLLSKKLLDRFMEKYGTCRCADLQTAFFGRFFNLLDPNDLNAAMEAGMLERCSTLAGEVARMTTEIILEAREKKELSTK; via the coding sequence ATGGCAGCATCAAGAGAGCAGGTCCTGGAAACCGCCTTTAACGCGGCCAAGCAGTATGAGATGAAAAGCGGCGGGTGTCCCCAATGTACACTGGCCGGTATTTTTGACGCCCTTGAGGTTCAAAACGATGATGTTTTCAGGGCCGCCACAGGCCTGGCCGACGGAGTCGGCCTGACCGGAGAAGGCCACTGCGGAGCGATCTCCGGCGGCGTCCTGGCCATCGGCTATCTTTTTGGCAGGAAGAAAAAAGATTTCGGCGACATGTTCAAGCTGGTGGAAGCCAACCTGCTTTCCAAAAAACTGCTGGACCGGTTTATGGAAAAATACGGCACCTGCAGATGCGCTGATTTGCAGACCGCGTTTTTCGGCCGGTTCTTCAATCTGCTTGACCCGAATGATCTGAATGCCGCCATGGAAGCGGGCATGCTGGAGAGGTGCTCCACGCTGGCCGGAGAAGTGGCCCGCATGACCACGGAGATCATCCTTGAAGCGCGGGAAAAAAAGGAATTATCCACCAAATAG
- the moaA gene encoding GTP 3',8-cyclase MoaA, whose product MKPNLLTDRFGRHLSYLRVSVTDRCNLNCLYCRRWDFSEYFPSSEILSYEEMLRLIHIGAGLGITKIRITGGEPFVRKDACSFIDRVAAFDGISDISVTTNGLLLGRYLDRLRQAGIRRLNISLDSLKREKYRLITGRDVFHTVWDNIMAALDAGFDPVKVNVVVMREVNDDEISRFADLTFRFPLHIRFIEYMPSCKYHLDSYRQMFTPEIRERVEANGALIPIETADSSNIAHRFKYHGAKGEIGFISPMSSHFCAACNRLRLTADGMLRPCLLSDRFVNIKTPMRNGLTDREIEGLFHLAVLYKPRSSGINQACGARLPELMSAIGG is encoded by the coding sequence ATGAAACCCAATCTTCTGACAGACCGGTTCGGCAGGCACCTGAGCTATCTTCGGGTATCGGTCACCGACCGGTGCAACCTCAACTGCCTGTACTGCCGGCGGTGGGATTTTTCCGAGTACTTTCCCTCTTCCGAAATTCTCTCCTACGAAGAGATGCTTCGGCTGATCCATATCGGCGCCGGCCTGGGCATTACCAAAATCCGGATCACCGGGGGCGAACCGTTTGTTCGAAAGGATGCCTGTTCCTTCATCGACCGGGTGGCGGCCTTTGATGGCATTTCCGATATCTCGGTTACCACCAACGGCCTGCTGCTGGGCCGGTACCTGGACCGGTTGCGGCAGGCCGGAATCCGGCGGCTGAACATCAGCCTGGATTCCCTGAAACGGGAAAAGTACCGGCTGATCACCGGCCGGGATGTTTTTCACACGGTCTGGGACAATATCATGGCGGCCCTGGATGCCGGCTTTGATCCGGTAAAGGTCAATGTGGTGGTGATGCGGGAGGTGAACGATGACGAGATCTCCCGGTTTGCCGACCTTACCTTCCGGTTTCCCCTGCACATTCGGTTTATTGAATACATGCCCTCGTGCAAGTATCACCTGGACAGCTACCGGCAGATGTTCACCCCCGAGATTCGGGAGCGGGTGGAGGCCAATGGCGCCCTGATACCCATCGAGACAGCGGACTCCAGCAATATCGCCCATCGGTTCAAATATCACGGGGCAAAAGGGGAGATCGGTTTTATCAGCCCCATGAGCAGCCATTTCTGCGCCGCCTGCAACCGGCTGCGGCTGACCGCCGACGGCATGCTGCGGCCCTGTCTGCTGTCGGACCGTTTTGTAAATATCAAGACACCGATGCGAAACGGGTTGACAGACCGGGAGATTGAGGGGCTTTTCCATCTGGCGGTGCTTTACAAGCCCCGAAGCTCAGGCATAAACCAGGCCTGCGGGGCCCGGCTGCCGGAGCTGATGTCGGCCATTGGGGGATAA
- a CDS encoding 4Fe-4S dicluster domain-containing protein, protein MTRDIYRELQERLDLFSIGFPPAPSGVEITILKRLFSEEDADLFLKLTPLLTPAEKIAETLGLLADEARTRLADMAGRGLLFSKTKGDTTLYAATPFVHGIFEYQVNRMDKELAELMNQYGMEALGLNMLQHGGSFLRTIPVNQALTPDNQVASYDDALEILKSKRTIVVTECICRKKQTILENACGKVVEACFMFDTMAEYYLAHNLGRQVTVDEAVDILGKAREQGLVTQPATAQNPDGMCNCCGDCCGVLQAINFHPKPAEAVSTNHYAVLDRDACTGCETCVDRCQTNALAMDDDGLAVLNPDRCIGCGLCVITCPSEALSLQAKSPEQQYQLPKDGMDQMVALAQKRGIL, encoded by the coding sequence ATGACAAGAGACATCTACAGAGAACTTCAGGAGAGACTGGACCTTTTTTCCATTGGTTTTCCACCCGCACCGTCCGGTGTGGAGATTACGATTCTAAAGAGACTGTTTTCAGAAGAAGACGCCGACCTCTTCCTTAAATTAACGCCCCTTCTGACGCCGGCTGAAAAGATAGCAGAGACCCTGGGATTACTGGCAGACGAGGCCAGGACCCGGCTGGCGGATATGGCCGGCCGGGGCCTGCTGTTTTCCAAGACCAAGGGGGATACAACCCTTTACGCGGCAACGCCGTTTGTTCACGGTATCTTTGAATACCAGGTAAACCGGATGGACAAGGAACTGGCCGAACTGATGAATCAATACGGCATGGAAGCCCTGGGCCTTAATATGCTTCAGCACGGGGGCTCTTTTTTGCGGACCATTCCGGTGAACCAGGCACTGACCCCGGACAACCAGGTAGCCTCTTATGACGACGCCCTGGAAATTTTGAAGAGCAAGCGCACCATCGTGGTGACCGAGTGTATCTGCCGCAAAAAGCAGACCATCCTTGAAAATGCCTGCGGCAAAGTCGTAGAGGCCTGCTTTATGTTTGATACCATGGCCGAATATTACCTGGCCCATAACCTGGGCCGGCAGGTCACGGTTGATGAGGCCGTCGATATCCTGGGAAAAGCCCGGGAACAGGGGCTGGTCACCCAGCCGGCCACGGCCCAGAATCCGGACGGAATGTGCAACTGCTGCGGAGACTGCTGCGGGGTCCTGCAGGCCATCAATTTTCATCCCAAACCGGCGGAGGCTGTCAGTACCAACCATTATGCCGTTCTGGACCGGGACGCCTGCACCGGGTGCGAAACCTGTGTGGACCGGTGCCAGACCAACGCGCTGGCCATGGATGATGACGGGCTGGCCGTGCTGAACCCGGACCGGTGCATCGGCTGCGGCCTGTGTGTCATTACCTGCCCGTCGGAAGCCCTTAGCCTGCAGGCAAAATCTCCGGAACAACAGTACCAGCTTCCCAAAGACGGCATGGACCAGATGGTTGCATTGGCTCAGAAACGGGGTATTCTTTAA
- a CDS encoding TetR/AcrR family transcriptional regulator yields MSKKNVILEKSGGRKFDLYAEVGKYFSSAGQLDEIAFKQALHEKLKALKDGNPPDGFIQPATEWLSGYLNEILNYLREKGISEPALKLFKIAINESSLYGLENISVSVDCLQHIVSELPEPQKTPVEKKGAADEMRQRIFAAAIDVFAEDGFHRATIDKVSETAGIGKGSVYRHFKSKEEILDELLRKAFQEVVERISTITSKDIDILQMVQEMIESWILFISNNHKLYRIIQTQAMYGQTGRTVMFYDYVISRLPLFKERLVSLNRDKELKTTNLYTVFYGIMGFIDGVVQKWFRCGMDYSLIDEVPVILEVLFNGFVGEKTTRTVFFIPPEKD; encoded by the coding sequence ATGAGCAAAAAAAACGTCATTCTTGAAAAGTCCGGCGGCCGTAAGTTTGACCTGTACGCTGAAGTTGGAAAATACTTTTCATCTGCCGGACAGCTTGATGAAATCGCATTCAAGCAGGCGCTTCATGAAAAATTAAAAGCGCTGAAGGACGGCAACCCACCGGATGGCTTTATTCAACCGGCCACAGAGTGGCTGTCGGGTTACCTTAACGAGATCCTTAACTATCTTAGAGAGAAGGGCATTTCCGAACCCGCACTGAAGCTCTTTAAAATCGCCATAAACGAATCCTCCCTGTATGGCCTTGAAAACATTTCCGTATCTGTTGACTGCCTGCAGCATATTGTCAGTGAACTCCCGGAACCGCAGAAAACACCGGTAGAAAAGAAGGGGGCGGCCGATGAAATGCGGCAGCGGATTTTCGCGGCGGCCATTGATGTGTTTGCTGAAGACGGGTTTCACCGGGCCACAATAGATAAAGTCTCGGAAACCGCGGGAATAGGCAAAGGGTCTGTTTACCGCCATTTTAAAAGCAAAGAAGAGATCCTTGACGAACTGCTCCGAAAAGCATTTCAGGAAGTTGTAGAGCGTATCAGCACAATCACATCAAAGGATATTGATATCCTTCAGATGGTGCAGGAAATGATCGAGTCGTGGATACTTTTTATTTCCAATAACCACAAGCTCTACAGAATCATTCAGACGCAAGCCATGTACGGCCAGACCGGCAGAACCGTCATGTTTTATGATTATGTGATATCCCGCCTGCCGCTTTTTAAAGAGCGGCTGGTCTCCCTCAATCGGGACAAAGAGCTGAAAACAACAAACCTGTACACGGTTTTCTATGGGATCATGGGGTTCATTGACGGTGTTGTTCAGAAATGGTTTCGATGCGGCATGGACTACTCCCTGATCGATGAGGTACCCGTAATCCTGGAAGTCCTTTTCAACGGGTTTGTCGGTGAAAAAACCACCCGTACAGTCTTTTTCATCCCGCCGGAAAAGGATTAG